From Rhodococcus antarcticus, the proteins below share one genomic window:
- a CDS encoding mechanosensitive ion channel family protein codes for MSGSSALLVAQSDPGAPRVFGVTLVGLSETTAVKVGFTAVLVAVVLALRWMVLRLLRRTLGGDVGDPRRFWGRQLVQVGVAVVLVLGVFSIWVTAGTNVSTGLGLVSAGLAFALQQVITSLAAYFVILRGDTFGVGDRITLGGVRGDVVRLGFLKTTIMEMGQPPAVAGGDPLSWVHSRQYTGRLVTVTNGVIFTEPVYNYSREFPYLWDEIVVPVAYTDDRAAAEDALLTAARTHALVEDEVAARAWSALRARYAVAPASMEPAVYWRITDNWLELSVRFLVPARGVREVKDAMSRDILGRLDAAGVGIASATYDIVGVPPLRVQRAPQAG; via the coding sequence GTGTCCGGTTCGTCCGCGCTGCTGGTGGCCCAGTCCGACCCCGGTGCGCCACGGGTGTTCGGGGTGACCCTCGTCGGGTTGAGCGAGACCACGGCGGTGAAGGTGGGCTTCACCGCCGTGCTGGTGGCGGTGGTGCTGGCGCTGCGGTGGATGGTGCTGCGGCTGTTGCGCCGCACCCTGGGTGGGGATGTGGGGGATCCGCGCCGGTTCTGGGGTCGCCAGCTCGTGCAGGTGGGGGTGGCGGTGGTTCTGGTGCTGGGGGTGTTCTCGATCTGGGTCACCGCCGGCACCAATGTCAGCACCGGTCTCGGTCTGGTCAGCGCGGGGTTGGCGTTCGCGCTGCAGCAGGTGATCACGTCGTTGGCGGCCTACTTCGTGATCCTGCGGGGCGACACGTTCGGGGTGGGTGACCGGATCACCCTGGGTGGGGTTCGGGGTGACGTGGTGCGGTTGGGGTTCCTGAAGACCACGATCATGGAGATGGGTCAGCCACCGGCGGTGGCCGGTGGGGACCCGTTGTCCTGGGTGCACTCCCGGCAGTACACCGGCCGCCTGGTGACGGTGACCAACGGGGTGATCTTCACCGAGCCGGTCTACAACTACAGCCGCGAGTTCCCCTACCTGTGGGACGAGATCGTGGTGCCGGTGGCCTACACCGACGACCGGGCCGCTGCGGAGGACGCCCTGCTCACCGCGGCCCGCACCCACGCCCTGGTCGAGGACGAGGTGGCCGCCCGGGCGTGGTCGGCGCTGCGCGCCCGGTACGCGGTCGCGCCGGCGTCGATGGAGCCCGCCGTGTACTGGCGGATCACCGACAACTGGCTGGAGCTCTCCGTCCGGTTCCTCGTTCCGGCCCGCGGTGTGCGCGAGGTGAAGGACGCGATGAGCCGGGACATCCTGGGTCGCCTCGACGCCGCCGGGGTCGGTATCGCCTCGGCCACCTACGACATCGTCGGCGTGCCACCGCTACGGGTCCAGCGGGCACCGCAGGCAGGCTGA
- a CDS encoding MarR family transcriptional regulator, producing MLAARALVAVAARSVVEVEAIVSMSQLRILVLVATRKQVNLGSVATELGVHPSNASRACDRLVEAGLLQRRDSTADRRNLVLELSLRGEALVRSVVENRRAAMQAILSKMSTQDRVELTPALRAFAAAAGENPADAGDARLWLT from the coding sequence ATGCTCGCTGCTCGCGCCCTCGTGGCCGTGGCCGCCCGCTCCGTCGTCGAGGTCGAGGCGATCGTCTCGATGTCCCAGCTGCGGATCCTGGTGCTGGTGGCCACTCGCAAGCAGGTGAACCTGGGTTCGGTCGCCACCGAGCTGGGTGTGCATCCCTCCAACGCCTCCCGCGCGTGCGACCGACTGGTGGAGGCCGGGTTGCTGCAACGGCGGGACTCCACGGCCGACCGGCGCAACCTCGTCCTCGAGCTCAGTCTCCGGGGCGAGGCGCTCGTGAGGTCGGTCGTGGAGAACCGGCGGGCGGCGATGCAGGCGATTCTGTCCAAGATGAGCACGCAGGACCGCGTGGAGCTGACCCCGGCCCTGCGGGCCTTCGCCGCCGCGGCGGGCGAGAACCCTGCCGACGCCGGCGATGCACGGCTCTGGCTCACCTAG
- a CDS encoding metallopeptidase family protein, with protein sequence MVSHALDGLPADLGAVMTNVAVTVDQDSTALELLGLYQGVPLTARTSQYSAVMPDRITIFRHAICAICRTEDEVVEQVRRTVIHEIGHHFGIDDEHLRTLGW encoded by the coding sequence ATGGTCAGCCACGCCCTCGACGGGCTCCCGGCCGACCTCGGCGCCGTCATGACCAACGTCGCCGTCACCGTCGACCAGGACTCAACCGCACTGGAGCTGCTGGGCCTCTACCAAGGCGTCCCGCTGACCGCCCGCACGTCGCAGTACTCGGCGGTGATGCCCGACCGCATCACGATCTTCCGGCACGCGATCTGCGCGATCTGCCGCACCGAGGACGAGGTCGTGGAGCAGGTGCGCCGCACCGTGATCCACGAGATCGGTCACCACTTCGGGATCGATGACGAGCACCTGCGCACCCTCGGCTGGTAG
- a CDS encoding general stress protein produces MSTRSEMFTAAHAELEYSMSLGVFERYAAAQRAVDHLADEGFPVQNVEIVGTELRSIERVTGRLTRGKIAAAGALSGLWIGLFVGIAFSLFSTQNQLGFLLTTPLLGAVFGLAWSQLGYSTATRHGTRDFSSVNQVVATKYEVRVEHAHAARAREVLAAMPREPAT; encoded by the coding sequence ATGAGCACCCGGAGCGAGATGTTCACCGCCGCCCACGCGGAGCTGGAGTACTCGATGTCCCTCGGTGTCTTCGAGCGCTACGCCGCGGCGCAGCGCGCCGTCGACCACCTCGCCGATGAGGGCTTCCCGGTGCAGAACGTGGAGATCGTCGGTACCGAGCTCCGCTCCATCGAGCGGGTCACCGGGCGGCTGACCCGCGGCAAGATCGCCGCGGCCGGTGCCCTGTCCGGGCTCTGGATCGGACTGTTCGTGGGGATCGCGTTCAGCCTGTTCAGCACGCAGAACCAGCTCGGCTTCCTGCTCACCACTCCGCTGCTCGGGGCGGTGTTCGGGTTGGCCTGGAGCCAGCTCGGCTACAGCACGGCCACCCGGCACGGCACCCGCGACTTCTCCTCGGTCAACCAGGTCGTCGCCACCAAGTACGAGGTGCGCGTGGAGCACGCGCACGCGGCCCGCGCACGGGAGGTCCTGGCGGCGATGCCGCGGGAGCCGGCGACCTGA
- a CDS encoding LuxR C-terminal-related transcriptional regulator, producing the protein MNTSLITTAPVRVLVVDGWEVYRRGVVQSLVHDDTVDVVGEAGTVAEADVLVRSLQPDVVLLDARLPDGSGVELCRRFQATAPATHWLFLTSDGVGMVGAADAGAIGHLSKDVHRVELVAAVLRAASGGSWDPVCGGVHTVAEVVTALEVAVASLTGRESAVLRLITEGMTNRQIGAELVLSEKTVKNYVSLVLSKLGVARRTQAAVLGADARQLLLATAG; encoded by the coding sequence TTGAACACCAGCTTGATCACCACCGCACCTGTCCGTGTCCTGGTCGTGGACGGTTGGGAGGTCTACCGCCGCGGGGTCGTGCAGTCCCTCGTCCACGACGACACCGTTGACGTCGTGGGCGAGGCGGGCACCGTTGCCGAGGCCGACGTGCTCGTGCGGTCGCTGCAGCCGGACGTCGTGCTGCTCGACGCCCGCCTGCCCGATGGCAGCGGGGTCGAGCTGTGTCGCCGCTTCCAGGCGACCGCGCCGGCCACCCACTGGCTGTTCCTCACCTCCGACGGGGTGGGCATGGTCGGGGCGGCTGATGCCGGCGCCATCGGGCACCTGTCCAAGGACGTGCACCGCGTGGAGCTGGTCGCGGCGGTGCTGCGCGCGGCGTCGGGAGGGTCGTGGGACCCGGTGTGCGGCGGTGTCCACACCGTTGCCGAGGTGGTCACTGCGCTCGAGGTGGCCGTGGCGTCGCTGACGGGGAGGGAGTCGGCGGTGCTGCGGCTGATCACCGAGGGGATGACGAACCGGCAGATCGGGGCGGAGCTGGTCCTGTCGGAGAAGACGGTGAAGAACTACGTCTCCTTGGTCCTGTCCAAGCTGGGGGTGGCCCGGCGAACCCAGGCCGCGGTCCTGGGGGCCGACGCCCGCCAGCTGCTGCTCGCCACCGCCGGCTAG
- a CDS encoding aldose 1-epimerase family protein, producing the protein MTPPPSGQQLEITHGDQRATIVEVGGGVRTYTAGGRDVLHPYDLDAMCDGAHGAPLIPWPNRLADGRYTFDGKDHQVALTEPDKHNAIHGLLRWRSWQATERAADRVVMATVLHPMLGYPFTLAVQVEYALGAHGLSVVTTATNVGDTPCPYGHGQHPYLSPGRGTIDACTLQLSADTRILTDRQRQLPIGSEPVARTPFDFTTPRQLKNLEVDSAFTGLGRDAEGKAWVRLTGTDGATAALWVDETYPILELYTADTLAPARRRTGLGAEPMTCPPNAFQTGQHVIRLDPGQSQTTTWGANLS; encoded by the coding sequence GTGACCCCACCACCCTCGGGCCAGCAGCTCGAGATCACCCACGGCGACCAGCGGGCCACGATCGTCGAGGTCGGGGGCGGGGTTCGCACCTACACCGCCGGCGGCAGGGACGTGCTGCACCCCTACGACCTGGACGCCATGTGCGACGGGGCGCACGGCGCCCCACTGATCCCCTGGCCCAACCGCCTGGCTGACGGGCGCTACACCTTCGACGGCAAGGACCACCAGGTCGCGCTCACCGAACCCGACAAGCACAACGCGATCCACGGTCTGCTGCGCTGGCGCTCCTGGCAAGCCACCGAGCGCGCCGCCGACCGGGTCGTGATGGCCACCGTCCTGCACCCCATGCTCGGGTACCCGTTCACCCTCGCCGTGCAGGTCGAGTACGCCCTTGGTGCGCACGGCCTGAGCGTGGTCACCACGGCCACCAACGTCGGTGACACCCCCTGCCCCTACGGACACGGCCAGCACCCCTACCTCTCACCCGGACGGGGCACCATCGACGCCTGCACGCTGCAGCTCAGCGCAGACACCCGGATCCTGACCGACCGGCAACGGCAGCTGCCCATCGGCAGCGAACCCGTTGCCCGCACCCCCTTCGACTTCACGACCCCGCGACAGCTGAAGAACCTCGAGGTCGACTCCGCGTTCACCGGGCTGGGTCGCGACGCCGAGGGGAAGGCCTGGGTGAGGCTGACCGGCACCGATGGCGCCACCGCCGCGCTGTGGGTGGACGAGACCTATCCCATCCTCGAGCTCTACACCGCAGACACCTTGGCGCCGGCGCGCCGTCGCACCGGTCTCGGTGCCGAACCCATGACCTGCCCGCCCAACGCGTTCCAGACCGGCCAGCACGTCATCCGGTTGGACCCTGGACAGTCGCAGACCACGACGTGGGGTGCGAACCTGAGCTGA
- a CDS encoding DUF1707 SHOCT-like domain-containing protein has product MDDAAGMRIGTTDRDRAVSALGRHFSEGRLDLTELEERSGRAATARTTAELARLFSDLPGGLPAAVAAPQVHTALVGRSHRPGRFSNISLGPRSRRRGGP; this is encoded by the coding sequence GTGGACGACGCGGCCGGGATGCGGATCGGCACCACCGACCGGGACCGCGCGGTGAGCGCGCTCGGTCGGCACTTCAGCGAGGGCCGCCTTGACCTGACCGAGCTGGAGGAACGCTCCGGGCGGGCCGCCACCGCCCGCACCACCGCCGAGCTGGCCCGACTGTTCAGCGACCTGCCCGGTGGTCTACCCGCCGCGGTCGCCGCACCCCAGGTCCACACCGCACTCGTGGGTCGGTCCCACCGGCCGGGTCGTTTTTCCAACATCTCTCTCGGACCGCGGAGTCGACGACGGGGAGGGCCCTGA
- a CDS encoding BON domain-containing protein, whose amino-acid sequence MTRPPHPTAHQLTSEILDEIVVKHPHGTRPDTDLARDATTALTHSPGADNINAEVTNHWITLTGTTTWHYQRQAAVLAVEAIAGVTGVRTLVTLTPDQPFIAEKATAHITTTLQRNATTDARTITVTTEGTTIELTGHVSSWTEYRQTDDAAYSTPGVTHVHNLLHITP is encoded by the coding sequence ATGACCCGGCCCCCGCACCCCACCGCCCACCAGCTGACGTCCGAGATCCTCGACGAGATCGTCGTCAAGCACCCCCACGGGACACGCCCGGACACCGACCTCGCCCGCGACGCCACCACGGCCCTCACCCACTCCCCGGGCGCCGACAACATCAACGCCGAGGTGACCAACCACTGGATCACCCTCACCGGCACCACCACCTGGCACTACCAACGCCAGGCCGCGGTCCTCGCCGTGGAAGCCATCGCCGGAGTCACCGGGGTCCGCACCCTCGTCACCCTCACCCCCGACCAGCCGTTCATCGCCGAGAAGGCCACCGCCCACATCACCACCACCCTCCAGCGCAACGCCACCACCGACGCCCGCACCATCACCGTCACCACCGAGGGCACCACGATCGAGCTCACCGGCCACGTCAGCTCCTGGACCGAGTACCGCCAGACCGACGACGCCGCCTACTCCACCCCCGGCGTCACCCACGTCCACAACCTCCTGCACATCACCCCCTGA
- a CDS encoding PRC-barrel domain-containing protein, with amino-acid sequence MTSNDDTATLYTLGDRGQSVDGLVNDVRGRKVTDADGEGIGRVADLLVDDQERKVRFLVVEHGGFLGFGETTTLIPVDVVTRITDTEVTIDQSRDRVAGAPGYDPDLVDDRPHHSSVYGYYGTTPYWGAGYAYPGTWM; translated from the coding sequence ATGACGAGCAACGACGACACTGCCACCCTGTACACCCTGGGTGACCGCGGCCAGAGTGTCGATGGACTGGTCAACGACGTCCGCGGCCGCAAGGTCACGGACGCCGACGGTGAGGGCATCGGCAGGGTCGCCGACCTCCTCGTCGACGACCAGGAGCGCAAGGTCCGGTTCCTGGTCGTCGAGCACGGCGGGTTCCTCGGCTTCGGGGAGACCACGACCCTGATCCCGGTCGACGTCGTCACCAGGATCACCGACACCGAGGTCACCATCGACCAGTCCCGTGACCGGGTCGCAGGGGCGCCGGGCTACGACCCGGACCTCGTCGACGACCGGCCACATCACTCCAGCGTCTACGGCTACTACGGCACCACCCCGTACTGGGGGGCGGGCTACGCCTACCCCGGCACCTGGATGTGA
- a CDS encoding esterase/lipase family protein, with the protein MNTVGVDDAEPQEVARPGSTPRDAGSAPGTSPAGRWWGHPLREYGWPIEFAALLADPVWRGEGVADGEGRPVLLIPGFMAGDASLGTMARWLRRRGYRAELSGIRWNVGCADRILDGLHTRLDRLHERTGQPVAVVGHSRGGLLGNALAGLRPERVSQVITLGSPLADNNDISVLTNLAVTGARRLEYGLHPESRRRGCFTSACDCSYARGVAAQQSRAVPLTCVLTPDDGIVAPTACSLPGARTIEVRGGHIALAWNAQVYRVLAQELARSRPHQR; encoded by the coding sequence ATGAACACGGTCGGCGTCGACGACGCTGAACCGCAGGAGGTGGCCAGGCCCGGGTCCACACCCCGAGACGCTGGGTCGGCACCCGGGACCTCACCCGCTGGTCGGTGGTGGGGCCATCCCCTGCGCGAGTACGGCTGGCCCATCGAGTTCGCCGCGCTCCTCGCCGACCCGGTGTGGCGAGGCGAGGGCGTTGCGGACGGCGAGGGCCGGCCGGTGCTGCTGATCCCCGGCTTCATGGCCGGAGACGCGTCTCTGGGCACGATGGCGCGCTGGCTCCGGCGGCGGGGCTACCGAGCAGAGCTCTCGGGCATTCGCTGGAACGTGGGTTGTGCGGACCGCATCCTTGACGGCCTGCACACTCGGCTCGACCGGCTTCACGAGAGGACCGGGCAGCCGGTGGCCGTCGTGGGCCACAGCCGCGGCGGGCTGCTGGGCAACGCGCTCGCCGGGCTGCGTCCCGAGCGGGTCTCGCAGGTGATCACCCTCGGCAGTCCACTCGCCGACAACAACGACATCTCCGTCCTCACCAATCTCGCAGTGACCGGCGCCCGGCGGCTGGAGTACGGCCTGCACCCGGAGTCGCGTCGGCGTGGCTGCTTCACATCCGCCTGCGACTGCTCCTACGCCCGGGGGGTGGCGGCGCAGCAGTCGCGGGCCGTACCCCTGACCTGCGTGCTCACCCCCGACGACGGGATCGTGGCGCCGACCGCGTGCTCCCTGCCCGGCGCACGCACGATCGAGGTCCGGGGCGGTCACATCGCCCTCGCCTGGAACGCGCAGGTGTACCGCGTGCTGGCGCAGGAGCTCGCTCGCTCACGCCCCCACCAGCGCTGA
- a CDS encoding SDR family oxidoreductase: MSTPPHGQVVVVTGASGGIGRATAAAFGARGASVALLARGEAGLAGAARDVEAGGGRALVVPTDVADPAQVEAAAERVENELGPIDVWVNVAFTSVFSPFEKITPEEYKRVTEVNYLGFVYATMAALKRMTPRDKGTIVQVGSALAYRGIPLQTAYCGSKHAIQGFHEALRCELLHDKSNVHVTMVQMPAVNTPQFSWVLNRMPKRAQPVPPIYQPEVAARGVLHAADHPQRREYWVGASTMGTLVANAIAPGLLDRYLARTGYSSQQTDQDRSPEQAVNLWEPADGPDGKDYGAHGAFDDKAVSRSEQLWLSQHHGVIGAVAGAAAAAVGVALARR, translated from the coding sequence ATGAGCACCCCCCCGCACGGACAGGTCGTCGTCGTCACCGGAGCCAGCGGTGGCATCGGCCGCGCCACTGCCGCCGCGTTCGGCGCCCGCGGCGCCTCGGTCGCGCTGCTCGCCCGCGGCGAGGCCGGTCTGGCCGGTGCCGCCCGCGACGTGGAGGCCGGTGGCGGCCGGGCCCTGGTCGTGCCCACCGACGTCGCCGACCCCGCCCAGGTGGAGGCCGCTGCCGAGCGCGTCGAGAACGAGCTCGGCCCCATCGACGTCTGGGTGAACGTGGCGTTCACCTCGGTGTTCTCCCCGTTCGAGAAGATCACGCCCGAGGAGTACAAGCGGGTGACCGAGGTCAACTACCTCGGCTTCGTCTACGCCACCATGGCCGCCCTCAAGCGGATGACCCCTCGCGACAAGGGGACCATCGTGCAGGTGGGGTCCGCGCTGGCCTACCGCGGCATCCCCTTGCAGACCGCCTACTGCGGGTCCAAGCACGCGATCCAGGGCTTCCACGAGGCGCTGCGCTGCGAGCTGCTGCACGACAAGTCCAACGTCCACGTCACCATGGTGCAGATGCCCGCGGTGAACACCCCCCAGTTCTCCTGGGTGCTCAACCGGATGCCCAAGCGAGCGCAGCCCGTGCCCCCGATCTACCAGCCCGAGGTTGCCGCCCGGGGTGTGCTGCACGCCGCCGACCACCCTCAGCGGCGCGAGTACTGGGTCGGAGCCAGCACGATGGGCACCCTCGTCGCCAACGCCATCGCCCCCGGCCTGCTCGACCGCTACCTCGCCCGCACCGGGTACAGCTCCCAGCAGACCGACCAGGACCGCTCCCCCGAACAGGCCGTCAACCTCTGGGAGCCCGCCGACGGCCCGGACGGCAAGGACTACGGCGCCCACGGTGCCTTCGACGACAAGGCCGTCTCGCGCAGCGAGCAGCTGTGGCTGTCCCAGCACCACGGTGTGATCGGGGCGGTCGCGGGGGCAGCCGCCGCCGCCGTGGGTGTGGCCCTGGCGCGCCGGTGA
- a CDS encoding molybdopterin-dependent oxidoreductase, which produces MPSFFPWWVVVTHFLNLFFLLLLMRSGLEVLSAFPKLYWDDNCPPGREWARFSKKMYGADSRKPWSSLDEEESWSPVVALPGRKNLGLGRHWHFMTVQFWILTGLVYVVLVFATGYWHYLVPTHWSIVPDSLRAVGTYLSFQIPPRIPGEPFEAAQKLTYFLLIFVLAPLQIASGAAMSPTVLARFPWFGKLFGGKQGARSVHFLGLCAFAAFTVLHVFMVIVHNLPDEFVLIVLAGHGSRALTVGVGLAGLFLVLLFHVVITWFSLRYRRRTQRLLGFVVNPFEKVISRSLTSRQHLAATDISPYHRVNGYPPVGEDYDQMVTTEFRDYRLAVGGLVENPTTLSLEELRGLGETSQTVKHNCIQGWTAVAQWAGVPMADVLAHVRPTAEARHIVFYAMDDKGLTEAEGRYGFFYGSIPIHLAQQPQTILALEMNGEPLPVAHGAPVRLRVETQLGFKMVKWVVGIELVHDIDQVGMGMGGWREDQQFYANAAGI; this is translated from the coding sequence GTGCCGTCGTTCTTCCCGTGGTGGGTGGTGGTGACCCACTTCCTGAACCTGTTCTTCCTGCTGCTGCTGATGCGATCGGGCCTGGAGGTCCTCTCCGCGTTCCCGAAGCTGTACTGGGACGACAACTGTCCGCCGGGGCGGGAATGGGCACGGTTCTCGAAGAAGATGTACGGGGCGGACTCACGCAAGCCGTGGTCCAGCCTGGACGAGGAGGAGTCCTGGTCGCCGGTGGTGGCGCTGCCGGGTCGCAAGAACCTGGGGTTGGGGCGTCACTGGCACTTCATGACGGTCCAGTTCTGGATCCTCACCGGGCTGGTGTACGTCGTGCTCGTGTTCGCCACCGGCTACTGGCACTACCTCGTCCCCACCCACTGGTCGATCGTTCCGGACTCGCTCCGTGCGGTGGGCACCTACCTGAGCTTCCAGATTCCGCCGAGGATTCCGGGTGAGCCGTTCGAGGCCGCCCAGAAGCTGACCTACTTCCTGCTCATCTTCGTGCTGGCCCCGCTGCAGATCGCCTCTGGTGCGGCGATGTCCCCGACCGTGCTCGCCCGCTTCCCGTGGTTCGGGAAGCTGTTCGGTGGGAAGCAGGGCGCGCGGAGCGTGCACTTCCTGGGGTTGTGCGCGTTCGCAGCGTTCACCGTGCTGCACGTGTTCATGGTGATCGTGCACAACCTGCCCGACGAGTTCGTGCTCATCGTGCTGGCCGGGCACGGTAGCCGCGCCCTCACGGTCGGGGTCGGGCTGGCCGGGTTGTTCCTGGTCCTGCTGTTCCACGTCGTCATCACCTGGTTCTCCCTGCGGTACCGGCGCAGGACGCAACGCCTGCTCGGGTTCGTGGTCAACCCCTTCGAGAAGGTCATCTCCCGCTCGCTCACGTCGCGGCAGCACCTCGCAGCCACCGACATCTCGCCCTACCACCGGGTCAACGGCTACCCCCCGGTCGGCGAGGACTACGACCAGATGGTCACCACCGAGTTCCGGGACTACCGGCTGGCCGTCGGCGGCCTGGTGGAGAACCCCACCACCCTCTCCTTGGAGGAGCTGCGGGGCCTGGGTGAGACCAGCCAGACCGTCAAGCACAACTGCATCCAGGGCTGGACGGCGGTGGCCCAGTGGGCCGGGGTGCCGATGGCCGATGTCCTCGCGCACGTCCGGCCGACCGCCGAGGCCCGCCACATCGTGTTCTACGCGATGGACGACAAGGGCCTGACCGAGGCCGAGGGTCGGTACGGATTCTTCTACGGCTCCATCCCGATCCACCTGGCTCAGCAGCCCCAGACCATCCTCGCCCTGGAGATGAACGGTGAGCCGCTGCCGGTCGCCCACGGCGCCCCGGTACGGCTGCGGGTCGAGACCCAGCTCGGCTTCAAGATGGTCAAGTGGGTGGTCGGGATCGAGCTCGTCCACGACATCGACCAGGTGGGCATGGGCATGGGGGGGTGGCGCGAGGACCAGCAGTTCTACGCCAACGCCGCCGGCATCTGA
- a CDS encoding GAF and ANTAR domain-containing protein gives MAHPPNDGTPGHDGPEPGNAEVEPVERTEQDAAQEQGEDDDLRAATAGLAALASGRMSLPALLTRVAEFAVRAIPGADGAGLTLLEAGKADTIVATAEFVRAVDAIQYGLGEGPCILAAASGATVRSGALGSDPTWPRFGPRVSHLGVHSALSLPLVGSEGVLGAMNIYAHRPDAFDDRAAELGELYAVPAAISVQNAQVLAQALALAAQLETALRSRSVIDQAIGVLMARSGYNPAQAFARLRAMSQQENRRLAVIAQGIVEQAASRARAQHTDD, from the coding sequence ATGGCGCACCCCCCGAACGACGGCACGCCCGGGCACGACGGACCGGAGCCCGGCAACGCCGAGGTCGAGCCCGTGGAGCGGACCGAGCAGGATGCTGCGCAGGAGCAGGGTGAGGACGACGACCTGCGGGCGGCGACGGCGGGGCTTGCGGCCCTGGCGTCGGGCCGGATGAGCCTGCCGGCGCTGCTGACGCGGGTGGCGGAGTTCGCGGTGCGGGCCATCCCCGGTGCTGACGGTGCCGGGCTGACCCTTCTGGAGGCGGGCAAGGCCGACACCATCGTGGCCACGGCGGAGTTCGTGCGGGCGGTCGACGCCATCCAGTACGGGCTCGGTGAAGGCCCGTGCATCCTGGCCGCCGCGAGCGGGGCCACCGTGCGGTCGGGGGCCTTGGGTTCGGACCCGACGTGGCCCCGGTTCGGGCCCCGGGTGAGCCACCTCGGGGTGCACAGCGCCCTGTCCCTGCCCCTGGTCGGGTCGGAGGGGGTGCTGGGGGCGATGAACATCTACGCCCACCGCCCCGACGCCTTCGACGACCGGGCCGCCGAGCTCGGCGAGCTGTACGCGGTGCCGGCGGCGATCTCGGTGCAGAACGCGCAGGTCCTCGCCCAGGCCCTGGCCCTGGCCGCGCAGCTGGAGACCGCCCTGCGCAGCCGGTCGGTCATCGACCAGGCCATCGGGGTGCTCATGGCCCGCTCCGGGTACAACCCTGCCCAAGCCTTCGCCCGGCTGCGGGCGATGAGCCAGCAGGAGAATCGCAGGCTGGCGGTCATCGCGCAGGGCATCGTCGAGCAGGCCGCCAGCCGGGCCCGCGCCCAGCACACCGACGACTGA